The DNA window GAGCGCGAGCTGGCTACCATTAGGGCCCGCCGGGCGCAATACACGCCTGCCCGTCCGCCGAAAAATCCCCAGGGGCGTATTGTCATTGTCGTGGACGATGGCCTGGCCACCGGTTCCACGATGATTGCCGCGCTGCATGCCATTCGGGCGAAAAACCCGCAAAGGCTGGTTTGCGCGGTCCCGGTGGCGCCACCGGATACGGTGGAGAAAATCCGGCCCCATTGTGATGAAGTCGTGTGTCTGCACACGCCGGAAAATTTTTACGCCGTGGGGCAGTTTTATCTGGATTTCAGCGAGGTCACTGACGAGGAAGTTATCGAACTGTTGAAGGAATCCAATTCAGAAAAAGACACGAATCAGGGTAAGATAGGGGATGAAATACCATGATCATGAATGCCTTAACAAGGAGGAAGCTGATGAAACACTGGTTTATTTTTGCCTTGGTTTCCCTTTCTCTCCCAGTAGCCGCCCAACCACCAGGGATGACGGAACAGGATATGCAGCGGATGATGGAAAATGCTCAGAAAATGCAGGAATGCATGCAGGGGATTGATCAAGCCGCCATAGAACCCATCGAGGCAAAATCCCGGGAATTCGAACAAAAAGTAAAGGCCTTGTGCCTCGCCGGCAAGCGGGACGAAGCGCAAAAACTCGCCATCCAGTTTGGGCGCGAGATGGCTGCCAATGAAACGGTCAAAAAGATTCAGCAGTGCAGCAAGATCATGCAGGGAATGATGCCGCGGATGAATGTTCCCTCGCCCCAGGAGCTGAAGGAACATCATATTTGCGACAACTATTGAAATGCCGGACCCGGGCGTTTTCCGAGCTTTTTCAATAGAATCGCCAGCGGGCAAAATCCGGTAAACGCGGACTGAAGCAGGTTGGCGCCCACGAAAGCGGTCAGCCACAGCCAGCGCTGGTCGTGAAAAACCGCCAGGGTGACAGAGACTAATACCATAGTGCCTGCTACTGCTAAAACGATGCGGTCGATAGTCATGGTCTTTCCTCTTCGGTTAAATTTGCCAGGGCCTGGGTGACAGCCTGAATGTCCGGCATAATGGCGTCTGGCTTATAGTCCGATTTTTCCACATCCTCCTGGCTGGAAATCCCCGAAAGCACCAAGAGACTGCGCATGCCTGCATTAATCGCCCCCAGGATATCTGTCTCCAGACGGTCTCCGATGGCCAGGGTTTCTGCTGGATTCACGCCGAGGCGGTCCATGGCTTGCTGGTACAAAATAGGCTCTGGCTTGCCGATGATGGTCGGCTTTTTATGGGTGGCCGCTTCCAGCGCCGCCAGTATCGCCCCGTTGCCGTGACTGATGCCCAATTCCATGGGCAAAGTGGTATCGGCATTGGTGCCAATGAACCTCGCGCCGGCGTTGATATTCAAGGTTGCCGTCGCCAGTTTGTCCCAGGTCAGGGTTTCATCCTTGCCCACCACGACAATGTCGGCCTGCCACTGCGAAGTTTCCTTGTGACTGCCGGTCAGGGTAAAGCCCTGTTCCATTAGCGGCTGGCGCAACCCCTCTTCGCCTATGATGTAGATTTTGGTGCGCTGCGGTGAAACGGAGTCCGCCAGATAAAAAGCGGTGGCCACGCCGGAAGTCAGAATCTGGCTGGCGTCCACCTCTACGCCCATGCCCGCCAGTTTACTTACATATTGCCGCGGCGTGTTACTGGCGTTGTTGGTTGCCAAAATAAAAGGCAAACCGGCCTTGCGCACGGCGCGAAAAAAATCTTTCAGGCCCGGAACTGGACGCGAGCCATGCCAGAGAACGCCGTCCATATCAATAATCAGGGCGCGGACGCCCGCGAAGGGATTAGAAGTCGCTGTCACGATATTTACGTTGGTGAAATTCAATGATTGGGATTGAGCGCTTGTTTTTCCATCGTTACCTGCTTCCATAGCCAGTGGCCACCCAAAATCAACGCGGTATAGGCCAGTGTCATGGAAAGATAGGCGGGCAAATATTGACTCACCCGGTGAATAAATTCCATCAGGGGCAGTTCATTGAAGTAGCCGGAGAGCCAGTAAAAACTCGCGTTGGAGATAACAAATGCCGCCAGCGCCGCACAGGCGCACACAGCCAGGGTGGCAGCCAATCCATGCCATGAAGGTGAAAAGCGGCGGCAGAAATAGCCACCCAACCACATTGCCCCATAGGTAGGGATCAAAAATAAATACGCCGGGGTCACGCACCAGCCGCTGACCCCGCCAAAGCTGATGGCCAGATAATCAATCAAACCGGCCAAGGCCAACAAAGCGAGGAAAAACCAGGCCCGCGCAACCCATAACCCCGCCAGGAAAAATACCGCCAAGGACGCATCGGGCAGGGTTTTCAAGTCGCCAAAATGATGGAACCGGGTGGCGATCATCAACGCCATCAACCCCAACAGGGGGAAATTTAAAACTGTGCGGCTCATAAAAATCTCCTATGGTTTAGGATAAGCCTGTTAAACATTGCATCATAACCAAAGCCTTGGCTCGAGAGAAGCCCATTCCGTTGATTAGACAGTGCCATTGAGATAACTATGAATCACTTAAACTTCCGCTGGCTACTCTTTTTAACCCTGTTTTTGGCCCAGGGATTCCCTTTGGCTTTCGGCGATACCGTGATTATCCCGGTCCGGCACCGGCTGCCCGAGGAAATTGCGCGGGTGCTTGCGCCGGTTTTGGAGCCAGCGGAAAACGTGGTTGCAACTTCATCAGGGTTGTTAGTCAAGGCCAGGGCAACGCGGATTGCCGAGATCCGCGCCTTGATTTCCAAACTGGACCGCCCCCTTAAAACCTTTGCAATCACTGTGTTGCAAAGTGCTCAGGCCAATTTGGCGCAATTGAATGCAGGCGTACAAGGATCAATCCATTTGCCCGGGGGTTCCGCCCAAGGTCAGGGTTTTTGGTACCACACCCAGTCAGATAATTCCCGCGATACCTGGCAAAGTCTGAAGATCTTGGAAGGCCACCCGGCCTATATTGCCGTGGGAGAGGAACAACCGGTACCCTTCATCCAAATCTATGGCTATCCTCCCCAGGTGCTCGGGGGCATTGAATACAAGCCCATTACCCAGGGCTTTGAGGTGGTGCCCAGAATGGCGGGATGCAAGGTGCGGCTGCAAGTTTCTCCTTGGTCTCAGCAGCGCACAGGCGGGGGCAATATTGCCATTCAAAGCGTCTCCACAACCGTGGAAGCAAATTTGGGACAATGGATTGAACTGGGAAGCCACGATGCCCGCGGCAATAACCAGTCGAGCCCGTTAATGGGACGGCGCTACACCACCCGCCGGGACAAGGCAAGGATTTTTCTTAAAGTCGAGGCGAAAGGCGGTTGCTAATCCAGCCACTCCCGGCGCAGTTGTTCCCTATGAAGCGCCAACCATTGCAGTCCTAAAATAGGAATCCCGGAATTGATCTCCCCGCTCTCCACCTTGGCCATGGCTTCATCCAGCGACACGACATGCACCAAAATATCCTCGTCCTCATCATCCAGGCCATGAATGCCACCGGCTTGGCTCGCATCCACCCAGGCACAAAATAAAGTGATTTTTTCAGAAGAGCCGCCGGGACTGGTATAGAATTCAGTCACCCGCTTGAGCTTCCTGGACCCGCACCCCGCTTCTTCGTGGAGTTCTCGGATGGCGACTTGCTCAGGGGTTTCTCCCGCCTCGATGGCGCCGGCGACAATCTCCAGCATCCATTTCGGATCCTCGTTTTTCAAAGTCCCCACCCGGAATTGTTCAATCAGTACGACTTGATCGGTTACCGGATCATAAGGCACCACCGCCACGCAATTTCCCCGCTGAAACAGCTCTCTTGTCAGCACCCGGCTCCAGCCACCGTGAAACAAGGTGTGTTTCAATTTGATTTTAAGGAGGTTAAAAAATCCCTGATAAACCGTCTCTTCTTCAACAATTTGGTACTGATACTCGAATTTTTTCGTCATTGAGCAGAATCCGCTTCTTCTTGTATTGGGTGGGGGATAAACACCTCCCAACGGCACCCACCCCACCGGCTTTGGGAATAATGCAAGGTGCCATGATGCAATTGGATAATTTCATCAACCACCGCCAGGCCAATGCCATGGCCATCGGTCGACTCATCCGCCCGCTTTCCGCGCCTGAACACCTCTTCCCGCAAAATGGTGGGGATGCCGG is part of the Methylothermaceae bacteria B42 genome and encodes:
- the nudF gene encoding ADP-ribose pyrophosphatase (ADP-sugar pyrophosphatase; catalyzes the formation of D-ribose 5-phosphate from ADP-ribose; can also act on ADP-mannose and ADP-glucose) codes for the protein MTKKFEYQYQIVEEETVYQGFFNLLKIKLKHTLFHGGWSRVLTRELFQRGNCVAVVPYDPVTDQVVLIEQFRVGTLKNEDPKWMLEIVAGAIEAGETPEQVAIRELHEEAGCGSRKLKRVTEFYTSPGGSSEKITLFCAWVDASQAGGIHGLDDEDEDILVHVVSLDEAMAKVESGEINSGIPILGLQWLALHREQLRREWLD
- a CDS encoding haloacid dehalogenase: MDGVLWHGSRPVPGLKDFFRAVRKAGLPFILATNNASNTPRQYVSKLAGMGVEVDASQILTSGVATAFYLADSVSPQRTKIYIIGEEGLRQPLMEQGFTLTGSHKETSQWQADIVVVGKDETLTWDKLATATLNINAGARFIGTNADTTLPMELGISHGNGAILAALEAATHKKPTIIGKPEPILYQQAMDRLGVNPAETLAIGDRLETDILGAINAGMRSLLVLSGISSQEDVEKSDYKPDAIMPDIQAVTQALANLTEEERP
- a CDS encoding sulfurtransferase encodes the protein MTIDRIVLAVAGTMVLVSVTLAVFHDQRWLWLTAFVGANLLQSAFTGFCPLAILLKKLGKRPGPAFQ
- a CDS encoding phosphoribosyl transferase, encoding MIFKNRIEAARKLAGALSHYRGKNPLVLAIPRGAVPMAKVIADLLKGELDVVLVRKLGAPGNPEFAIGAVDETGWVYLAPWAEETGISEEYLEKTKERELATIRARRAQYTPARPPKNPQGRIVIVVDDGLATGSTMIAALHAIRAKNPQRLVCAVPVAPPDTVEKIRPHCDEVVCLHTPENFYAVGQFYLDFSEVTDEEVIELLKESNSEKDTNQGKIGDEIP